The Zobellia alginiliquefaciens genome contains a region encoding:
- a CDS encoding molybdopterin molybdotransferase MoeA encodes MEQEESQGIIKNPTSKNTFKMIAFENAFNQVVQHTLDLGNETVALLNSTGRILSEDIKADRDFPPFNRSTKDGIVIAFSAIEKGITRFKIEGVLSAGMPQQSLSTETNCLEIMTGAVLPKQADTIVMYEETEIEDGWATLKNIPKKGQNIHGQGSEEQKGAILLKKGTEITAAAIGVLASVGKKDVLVKKLPKICVVSTGNELVEIHETPLPHQIRKSNSLSLAAALEKVKIIPTLLHIADDKKTIETELEKAFSKYDVVMLSGGVSKGKFDFIPDALANLGIEKIFHRVAQRPGKPFWFGIQKEKQKVVFSFPGNPVSTFANYHVYFLPWLKKSLGLEVEKESVILDEAIQPHPSLTLFIQVTTQWKEGKLLAKTIKGNGSGDLVSLALADGFIRVPQGGEEIAQNTVFDFIVAS; translated from the coding sequence ATGGAACAAGAAGAAAGCCAAGGGATAATTAAGAATCCCACTTCTAAAAATACATTCAAAATGATTGCCTTTGAAAATGCTTTTAATCAGGTAGTACAACATACTCTGGACCTTGGGAATGAAACGGTTGCACTTTTAAACAGTACCGGAAGAATTCTAAGCGAAGACATCAAAGCTGATAGGGATTTCCCGCCGTTCAATCGTTCCACTAAAGATGGCATCGTCATAGCTTTTTCAGCAATCGAAAAAGGAATTACACGTTTCAAAATTGAAGGTGTCCTTAGTGCAGGTATGCCCCAGCAATCGCTATCAACAGAAACCAATTGCCTTGAAATCATGACAGGTGCCGTCCTTCCAAAACAGGCCGATACTATAGTTATGTATGAGGAAACGGAAATTGAGGATGGTTGGGCAACCCTCAAGAATATCCCTAAGAAAGGTCAGAATATTCATGGCCAAGGCAGTGAGGAGCAAAAAGGCGCGATTCTCTTAAAAAAAGGAACAGAAATCACAGCTGCCGCTATAGGCGTACTTGCTTCGGTCGGAAAAAAAGATGTACTGGTAAAAAAGCTTCCTAAAATCTGTGTCGTCTCTACCGGAAACGAACTTGTAGAAATACACGAAACTCCACTACCTCATCAGATTAGGAAATCCAATTCCCTTTCATTGGCAGCTGCACTGGAAAAAGTAAAAATAATACCCACCCTCCTACATATAGCCGATGACAAAAAGACTATAGAAACAGAGCTTGAGAAGGCTTTTTCCAAATATGACGTTGTAATGCTCAGCGGTGGTGTCTCCAAAGGTAAGTTTGATTTTATCCCGGATGCTTTAGCTAATCTTGGTATAGAGAAAATATTTCACCGGGTTGCCCAACGTCCTGGTAAACCTTTCTGGTTCGGAATTCAGAAGGAGAAGCAAAAAGTAGTATTCTCCTTTCCCGGCAATCCTGTTTCCACATTTGCCAATTATCATGTTTACTTTTTACCTTGGTTAAAAAAATCGCTAGGCTTGGAAGTGGAAAAAGAGAGCGTTATTTTAGATGAAGCCATACAACCCCACCCTTCTTTAACCCTTTTCATACAGGTTACCACGCAATGGAAAGAAGGGAAGCTATTAGCAAAAACAATTAAGGGTAACGGGTCGGGAGATTTGGTAAGCTTGGCTCTCGCCGATGGATTTATCCGAGTTCCTCAAGGAGGTGAAGAAATAGCTCAGAATACGGTTTTTGATTTTATTGTGGCCTCCTAA